A genome region from Streptomyces pratensis includes the following:
- a CDS encoding ArsR/SmtB family transcription factor produces MLRVYFTSEDLARVRVAPGPDHLWEIANSVQTLQRRDGERVFGTWRHWARPRLSGSRALLAGLLPPRGYSPDFLTPTSGDRTSLQATLDVLMSTPRPRLRTDLSQLAASPRLPGWVHSLAAGDTDALRRLGAALHTYQLEAIAPYWPRVHAHVDADRAVRLYTLLDRGTEGLLAGLGPQFRWRPPVLEVAYPVDQELHLRGRGLVLQPSFFCWPAPTTLADDALPPVLVYPIHHAADWAGAAPGEHPPHGTGPLGPLLGHTRAGLLRAALTGCSTVEAARLLRVTHPAVSQHANVLRAAGLITTVRTGGRSFHLATTEGRALLAAEGRPESP; encoded by the coding sequence ATGTTGCGGGTGTACTTCACGTCCGAGGACCTGGCGCGGGTCCGGGTGGCACCGGGGCCCGACCACCTCTGGGAGATCGCCAACAGCGTGCAGACCCTGCAACGCCGCGACGGTGAAAGGGTGTTCGGCACGTGGCGGCACTGGGCCCGGCCGAGGCTCTCAGGGAGTCGCGCACTGCTGGCCGGCCTGCTGCCGCCCCGCGGGTACTCCCCGGACTTCCTCACTCCCACCTCCGGTGACCGCACCAGCCTGCAGGCGACCCTCGACGTCCTGATGAGCACCCCGCGCCCCCGGCTGCGCACCGATCTGTCGCAGCTCGCCGCCTCACCGCGGCTGCCGGGTTGGGTGCACTCCCTGGCGGCGGGAGACACCGACGCCCTCCGAAGGCTGGGCGCAGCCCTTCACACCTACCAGCTGGAGGCGATCGCGCCCTACTGGCCACGTGTCCACGCCCATGTCGACGCCGACCGCGCCGTCCGGCTCTACACCCTGCTCGACCGTGGCACCGAGGGGCTGCTCGCCGGCCTCGGTCCGCAGTTCCGCTGGCGGCCGCCCGTACTGGAAGTCGCCTACCCCGTGGACCAGGAGCTCCATCTGCGCGGGCGGGGCCTGGTGCTGCAACCGTCGTTCTTCTGCTGGCCCGCACCCACCACGCTGGCCGACGACGCCCTGCCACCGGTTCTCGTGTACCCCATCCACCATGCCGCGGACTGGGCCGGCGCCGCTCCCGGGGAACACCCCCCGCACGGCACGGGCCCCCTGGGGCCGCTGCTCGGGCACACCCGCGCCGGCCTGCTGCGCGCCGCCCTCACCGGGTGCTCCACGGTGGAGGCCGCCCGTCTCCTGCGGGTGACCCACCCCGCTGTCAGCCAGCACGCGAACGTGCTGCGCGCGGCCGGCCTGATCACCACTGTCCGCACGGGCGGGCGGTCCTTCCACCTCGCCACCACGGAGGGGCGCGCACTGCTGGCCGCCGAGGGCCGACCGGAGTCGCCCTAG
- a CDS encoding response regulator, with protein MGKTRTQLLRPTYPRRVSGAYGRVLVVDDNKVIRQLIRVNLELEGFEVVTAADGVECLDLVHEVCPDVITLDVVMPRLDGIQTAARLRADPRTGHLPVALISACTPPEPDSGTAAGVDAFLAKPFEPSELVRMVRRLARREDAVPFEGRRGAGTAGSTAG; from the coding sequence GTGGGCAAAACCCGGACGCAGCTCCTCCGCCCGACCTACCCTCGAAGGGTGTCAGGGGCGTACGGCCGCGTGCTTGTTGTGGACGACAACAAGGTCATCCGGCAGCTGATCAGGGTCAATCTCGAGCTGGAGGGCTTCGAGGTCGTGACCGCGGCCGATGGCGTCGAGTGCCTGGACCTGGTGCACGAGGTCTGCCCGGATGTGATCACTCTGGACGTGGTGATGCCCAGGCTCGACGGCATACAGACCGCGGCCCGGCTGCGTGCCGACCCACGGACCGGACATCTGCCGGTCGCCCTCATCAGCGCCTGCACGCCCCCCGAGCCGGACTCCGGGACGGCCGCCGGGGTCGACGCGTTCCTGGCCAAGCCCTTCGAGCCGAGCGAGCTGGTGCGCATGGTGCGCCGGCTCGCACGCCGGGAGGATGCCGTGCCGTTCGAGGGCAGGCGTGGCGCGGGGACGGCCGGGAGCACGGCCGGCTGA
- the nrtL gene encoding ArgS-related anticodon-binding protein NrtL translates to MTPADLSRTVLHAVRRAVDEDVLRAPVPARVRVERTRPGGSGDYACAVALQLAGPAALPAREVAALLRDRVVGAPGIGRVEITGPGFLNFTLDASAGAEARAARVREIRELGRRYGRVTTEAGRLHRLHHPREVRAAVVAQAVAGLLRTQGGQVIVGCTGEPDPHWERLRVRVCSRHASDEAEESSEIRPVPARATAEALAGRLGRDAALWGLLRPAAHDHASLGDDLLVQGEANPLFTVRHAYARALALTRGAEQLGFGGAYEEDVDAPALHAAIADHPGVLASAARHHAPDRLARHLEAVAQAFFDFQDILPVLPVGDEKPSAAHRSRLALAEAAGTVLAGGLFVLGISAPPHL, encoded by the coding sequence GTGACCCCCGCAGATCTCTCCCGGACCGTGCTGCACGCTGTGCGCCGCGCGGTCGACGAGGACGTCCTGCGCGCGCCGGTGCCCGCGCGCGTGCGGGTGGAGCGGACACGCCCCGGCGGCAGTGGCGACTACGCCTGCGCGGTCGCCCTCCAGCTGGCCGGCCCCGCCGCACTCCCGGCGCGGGAGGTCGCCGCCCTGCTGCGCGACCGGGTCGTCGGCGCGCCCGGAATCGGACGGGTCGAGATCACCGGGCCGGGCTTCCTGAACTTCACGCTCGACGCCTCCGCGGGTGCCGAGGCCCGCGCCGCCCGCGTCCGCGAGATCCGTGAGCTGGGCCGCCGGTACGGCAGGGTCACGACGGAGGCAGGGCGACTCCACCGGCTCCACCACCCGCGCGAGGTCAGGGCCGCCGTCGTCGCCCAGGCCGTGGCCGGACTCCTTCGCACCCAGGGGGGTCAGGTGATCGTCGGCTGCACCGGGGAGCCCGACCCGCACTGGGAACGCCTGCGGGTCAGGGTCTGCTCGCGCCACGCGTCGGACGAGGCCGAGGAGAGCTCCGAGATCCGCCCCGTCCCCGCCCGTGCCACCGCCGAGGCGCTGGCCGGCCGCCTGGGCCGCGACGCCGCGCTCTGGGGGCTGCTGAGGCCCGCCGCACACGACCACGCGTCCCTGGGTGACGACCTCCTCGTGCAGGGAGAGGCCAACCCCCTCTTCACGGTCCGCCACGCCTACGCCCGCGCCCTCGCGCTCACCAGGGGTGCGGAGCAGCTCGGTTTCGGCGGCGCGTACGAGGAGGACGTCGACGCGCCCGCGCTGCATGCGGCGATCGCGGACCATCCGGGTGTCCTGGCCTCCGCCGCCCGGCACCACGCGCCCGACCGGCTGGCCCGCCACCTCGAAGCCGTCGCGCAGGCCTTCTTCGACTTCCAGGACATCCTGCCGGTGCTCCCCGTCGGCGACGAGAAACCCTCGGCCGCCCACCGCTCCCGACTGGCCCTTGCCGAAGCCGCCGGGACGGTGCTGGCAGGCGGCCTGTTCGTGCTCGGCATCAGCGCGCCCCCACACCTTTGA
- the lysA gene encoding diaminopimelate decarboxylase, producing MSRSAHPAGPRHADVLPEGHYSAPATDLNELDPKVWSRTVTRDADGALTVGGIEVARLAQEFGTPAYFLDESDFRARCRAWADAFGTEADVFYAGKAFLSRAVVRWLKEEGLNLDVCSGGELATALDAGMPAERIAFHGNNKTVAEIERAVEAGVGRIVLDSFQEIARVSHIAQRLGIRQRVQIRVTVGVEAHTHEFIATAHEDQKFGIALADGQAAEAVRRALTLDGLELIGIHSHIGSQIFDMAGFEVSARRVVQLLAEIRDEHGVELPEIDLGGGLGIAYTSDDDPREPHEIAKALGDIVTRECESAGLRTPRISVEPGRAIVGPTAFTLYEVGTIKPLEGLRTYVSVDGGMSDNIRTALYDAEYSVALVSRSSEAAPMLVRVVGKHCESGDIVVKDAFLPADLAPGDLIAVPATGAYCRSMASNYNHALRPPVVAVRDGQARVIVRRETEEDLLRLDVG from the coding sequence ATGAGCCGATCCGCACACCCCGCCGGTCCCCGTCACGCCGACGTCCTCCCCGAGGGCCACTACTCCGCCCCGGCCACCGACCTCAACGAGCTCGACCCGAAGGTCTGGTCCCGTACCGTCACCCGTGACGCGGACGGTGCGCTCACCGTCGGCGGGATCGAAGTCGCCCGGCTGGCCCAGGAGTTCGGCACACCCGCGTACTTCCTGGACGAGTCCGACTTCCGGGCGCGCTGCCGTGCCTGGGCGGACGCCTTCGGGACGGAAGCCGATGTGTTCTACGCCGGGAAGGCCTTCCTCTCGCGCGCCGTGGTGCGCTGGCTCAAGGAGGAAGGGCTGAACCTCGACGTCTGCTCCGGCGGCGAGCTGGCCACCGCGCTGGACGCCGGGATGCCCGCCGAGCGCATCGCCTTCCACGGCAACAACAAGACGGTCGCCGAGATCGAGCGGGCCGTCGAGGCGGGTGTCGGGCGGATCGTGCTCGACTCCTTCCAGGAGATCGCCCGCGTCTCGCACATCGCCCAGCGGCTCGGCATCCGCCAGCGCGTGCAGATCCGCGTCACGGTCGGTGTCGAGGCACACACCCACGAGTTCATCGCCACCGCGCACGAGGACCAGAAGTTCGGCATCGCGCTCGCGGACGGACAGGCGGCCGAGGCGGTCCGCAGGGCGCTCACCCTGGACGGCCTGGAGCTCATCGGCATCCACTCGCACATCGGCTCGCAGATCTTCGACATGGCCGGCTTCGAGGTCTCCGCGCGGCGCGTCGTGCAGCTGCTCGCCGAGATCCGTGACGAGCACGGCGTCGAGCTCCCCGAGATCGACCTCGGCGGCGGCCTCGGGATCGCGTACACCTCCGACGACGACCCCCGCGAGCCGCACGAGATCGCCAAGGCGCTCGGCGACATCGTGACCCGGGAGTGCGAGTCGGCCGGCCTGCGGACGCCGCGCATCTCCGTCGAGCCGGGCCGCGCGATCGTCGGCCCCACCGCCTTCACCCTGTACGAGGTCGGCACCATCAAGCCCCTCGAAGGCCTGCGGACGTACGTCAGCGTCGACGGCGGGATGTCGGACAACATCCGCACCGCGCTCTACGACGCCGAGTACAGCGTGGCGCTCGTCTCGCGCAGCTCCGAGGCCGCACCCATGCTCGTACGCGTCGTCGGCAAGCACTGCGAGAGCGGTGACATCGTGGTCAAGGACGCGTTCCTGCCGGCCGACCTGGCCCCGGGTGACCTGATCGCGGTGCCCGCCACCGGCGCGTACTGCCGTTCCATGGCTAGCAACTACAACCACGCCCTGCGTCCGCCCGTCGTCGCGGTGCGCGACGGGCAGGCGCGGGTCATCGTCCGGCGCGAGACGGAGGAAGATCTCCTGCGCCTCGATGTCGGCTGA
- a CDS encoding homoserine dehydrogenase, giving the protein MMRTRPLKVALLGCGVVGSEVARIMTTHADDLAARIGAPVELAGVAVRRPSKVREGIDPALITTDATALVKRGDIDVVVEVIGGIEPARTLITTAFEHGAGVVSANKALLAEDGSALHAAAEKHGRDLYYEAAVAGAIPLVRPLRESLAGDKVNRVLGIVNGTTNFILDKMDTSGAGYSEALDEATALGYAEADPTADVEGFDAAAKAAILAGIAFHTRVKIGEVHREGITEVTAADIASARRMGCTVKLLAICERAADGRSVTARVHPAMIPLSHPLASVREAYNAVFVEAEAAGQLMFYGPGAGGAPTASAVLGDLVAVCRNIVGRTTGPGESAYTSLPVSPMGDVVTRYHISLDVADKPGVLAQVATVFAEQGVSIDTVRQQSRPDSQETGGEASLVVVTHRAPDAALSGTVEALRKLDTVRGVASIMRVEGE; this is encoded by the coding sequence ATGATGCGTACGCGTCCGCTGAAGGTGGCGCTGCTGGGCTGTGGAGTGGTCGGCTCAGAGGTGGCGCGCATCATGACGACGCACGCCGACGACCTCGCCGCGCGCATCGGCGCGCCGGTCGAGCTCGCCGGTGTCGCCGTCCGCCGGCCCTCCAAGGTGCGGGAGGGCATAGACCCCGCGCTGATCACCACCGATGCGACCGCCCTGGTCAAACGGGGCGACATCGACGTCGTCGTCGAGGTCATCGGGGGCATCGAGCCCGCCCGCACGCTCATCACGACCGCCTTCGAGCACGGCGCGGGCGTCGTCTCGGCCAACAAGGCGCTGCTCGCGGAGGACGGCTCCGCCCTCCACGCCGCCGCCGAGAAGCACGGCAGGGACCTCTACTACGAGGCGGCCGTGGCCGGTGCCATCCCGCTCGTACGGCCGCTGCGCGAGTCCCTCGCGGGGGACAAGGTCAACCGGGTGCTGGGCATCGTCAACGGCACGACCAACTTCATCCTCGACAAGATGGACACGAGTGGCGCCGGGTACTCCGAGGCGCTCGACGAGGCCACCGCCCTCGGGTACGCCGAGGCCGACCCGACCGCCGATGTCGAGGGCTTCGACGCCGCCGCGAAGGCCGCCATCCTCGCCGGGATCGCCTTCCACACCCGCGTGAAGATCGGCGAGGTGCACCGCGAGGGCATCACCGAGGTCACCGCCGCCGACATCGCCTCCGCCCGGCGCATGGGCTGCACCGTCAAGCTCCTCGCCATCTGCGAGCGCGCCGCCGACGGCAGGTCCGTCACCGCCCGCGTGCATCCCGCGATGATCCCGCTCAGCCACCCGCTGGCCTCCGTCCGGGAGGCGTACAACGCGGTCTTCGTCGAGGCCGAGGCGGCCGGGCAGCTGATGTTCTACGGCCCCGGCGCCGGCGGCGCCCCGACCGCGTCCGCGGTGCTCGGCGACCTGGTCGCCGTGTGCCGCAACATCGTCGGAAGGACCACCGGCCCCGGTGAGTCCGCGTACACGAGTCTGCCGGTCAGCCCCATGGGCGATGTCGTCACGCGCTACCACATCAGTCTCGACGTGGCCGACAAGCCTGGCGTACTCGCCCAGGTCGCGACGGTCTTCGCCGAACAGGGCGTATCCATCGATACGGTCCGCCAGCAGAGCCGGCCGGACAGTCAGGAAACCGGCGGCGAGGCATCCCTCGTCGTCGTCACCCACCGCGCGCCCGACGCAGCCCTTTCAGGGACCGTCGAGGCGCTGCGCAAGCTGGACACCGTGCGCGGTGTCGCCAGCATCATGCGTGTTGAAGGGGAGTAA
- the thrC gene encoding threonine synthase, with product MTSKGTHQWRGIIEEYRDRLPVTSTTPVVTLREGGTPLVPAQVLSERTGCEVHLKVEGANPTGSFKDRGMTMAITRAKEEGAQAVICASTGNTSASAAAYAVRAGMVCAVLVPQGKIALGKMGQALVHGAKILQVDGNFDDCLTLARSLSDNYPVALVNSVNPVRIEGQKTAAFEIVDALGDAPDIHVLPVGNAGNITAYWRGYKEYAKDAISTHTPRMWGFQASGSAPIVRGEIVKDPATIATAIRIGNPASWQFALDARDESGGFIDDVTDRQILSAYRLLASQEGVFVEPASAASVAGLLKAAEEGKVDPGQKIVCTVTGNGLKDPDWAVAGAPQPVTVPVDAVAAAEKLGLA from the coding sequence ATGACCAGCAAGGGCACCCACCAGTGGCGCGGCATCATCGAGGAGTACCGGGACCGCCTTCCGGTCACGAGCACGACGCCGGTCGTCACACTCCGTGAGGGCGGCACGCCGCTCGTTCCGGCTCAGGTCCTCTCCGAGCGCACGGGCTGCGAGGTGCACCTCAAGGTCGAGGGCGCCAATCCCACCGGTTCGTTCAAGGACCGCGGCATGACCATGGCGATCACCCGGGCCAAGGAGGAGGGCGCTCAGGCCGTCATCTGCGCGTCCACCGGCAACACCTCCGCCTCCGCCGCCGCGTACGCCGTGCGCGCGGGCATGGTCTGCGCCGTTCTCGTGCCGCAGGGCAAGATCGCGCTCGGCAAGATGGGGCAGGCGCTCGTCCACGGCGCGAAGATCCTCCAGGTCGACGGCAACTTCGACGACTGCCTGACCCTGGCCCGCAGCCTCTCGGACAACTACCCCGTGGCGCTGGTCAACTCGGTCAACCCGGTCCGTATCGAGGGCCAGAAGACCGCCGCGTTCGAGATCGTCGACGCGCTCGGCGACGCCCCCGACATCCACGTCCTGCCGGTGGGCAACGCGGGCAACATCACGGCCTACTGGAGGGGCTACAAGGAGTACGCGAAGGACGCGATCTCCACGCACACCCCGCGCATGTGGGGCTTCCAGGCCTCCGGTTCCGCCCCGATCGTGCGCGGCGAGATCGTCAAGGACCCGGCGACCATCGCCACCGCGATCCGCATCGGCAACCCGGCGTCCTGGCAGTTCGCCCTGGACGCGCGTGACGAGTCGGGCGGCTTCATCGACGATGTGACAGACCGTCAGATCCTGTCGGCCTACCGCCTGCTGGCCTCCCAGGAAGGCGTCTTCGTCGAGCCCGCCTCGGCCGCGTCCGTGGCCGGTCTGCTCAAGGCGGCCGAGGAGGGCAAGGTCGACCCCGGCCAGAAGATCGTCTGCACCGTCACGGGCAACGGTCTCAAGGACCCCGACTGGGCCGTCGCGGGCGCCCCGCAGCCGGTCACCGTGCCGGTCGACGCGGTGGCCGCCGCCGAGAAGCTGGGCC